Proteins from one Mycobacterium sp. SMC-2 genomic window:
- the thiE gene encoding thiamine phosphate synthase, whose protein sequence is MHQRVTRLAAARLYLCTDARRERGDLAQFADAALAGGVDIIQLRDKGSRGEQRFGPLEARDELAACEILADAARRHGALFAVNDRADIARAAGADVLHLGQGDLPLDVARQFVGPDMLLGLSSHDRDQAEAAVAGEADYFCVGPCWPTPTKPGREAPGLDLVRAAAQFGGGKPWFAIGGIDEQRLPEVLAAGARRIVVVRAITAAADPRAAAQRLSSALAAGS, encoded by the coding sequence GTGCATCAGCGAGTTACCCGGCTGGCGGCCGCGCGGCTATATCTCTGCACCGACGCCCGTCGGGAGCGCGGCGATTTGGCCCAGTTCGCCGACGCCGCCCTGGCCGGCGGGGTCGACATCATCCAGCTGCGCGACAAGGGATCGCGCGGTGAACAGCGGTTCGGGCCGCTCGAGGCGCGCGACGAGCTGGCGGCCTGCGAGATCCTGGCCGACGCGGCCCGCCGCCATGGCGCCCTGTTCGCGGTCAACGACCGGGCGGACATCGCCCGCGCGGCCGGCGCCGACGTGCTGCACCTCGGGCAGGGCGACCTGCCGCTGGACGTGGCCCGACAGTTCGTCGGCCCGGATATGCTGCTGGGCCTGTCCAGCCACGACCGGGACCAGGCCGAGGCTGCCGTCGCGGGCGAGGCCGACTACTTCTGCGTCGGCCCGTGCTGGCCCACCCCCACCAAACCGGGCCGCGAGGCACCGGGCCTGGACTTGGTGCGGGCGGCCGCACAGTTCGGCGGCGGCAAGCCGTGGTTCGCGATCGGTGGCATCGACGAGCAGCGGCTGCCCGAGGTGCTCGCCGCCGGCGCCCGTCGCATCGTGGTGGTGCGCGCGATCACGGCGGCCGCCGACCCCCGCGCCGCGGCGCAACGGCTCAGCTCAGCGCTTGCAGCAGGGAGTTGA
- a CDS encoding thiazole synthase, which translates to MADSELTIADRSFASRLIMGTGGATSLAALEEALVASGTELTTVAMRRVDAEGGTGLLDLLNRLGITPLPNTAGCRSAAEAALTAQLAREALNTNWVKLEVIADERTLLPDAVELVRAAEQLVDDGFVVLPYTNDDPVLARRLEDAGCAAVMPLGSPIGTGLGITNPHNIEMIVARAGVPVVLDAGIGTASDAALAMELGCDAVLLATAVTRAGDPAAMAAAMAAAVTAGYLARRAGRIPKRFWAQASSPQR; encoded by the coding sequence GTGGCTGACTCAGAACTCACCATCGCCGACCGCAGCTTCGCCTCGCGGCTCATCATGGGCACCGGGGGAGCCACCAGCCTGGCCGCGCTCGAGGAGGCGTTGGTCGCCTCGGGCACCGAACTGACCACCGTCGCGATGCGGCGGGTCGACGCCGAGGGCGGGACCGGGCTGCTCGACCTGCTCAACCGGCTCGGCATCACGCCGCTGCCCAATACCGCGGGGTGCCGCAGCGCGGCCGAGGCGGCGCTCACCGCCCAGCTGGCCCGCGAGGCGCTGAACACCAACTGGGTCAAGCTGGAGGTGATCGCCGACGAACGCACTCTGTTGCCCGATGCGGTCGAATTGGTCAGGGCGGCAGAGCAATTGGTCGATGACGGGTTCGTCGTGCTGCCCTATACCAACGACGACCCGGTGTTGGCGCGTCGGCTCGAGGACGCCGGATGCGCGGCGGTCATGCCGCTGGGTTCGCCGATCGGCACCGGCCTGGGCATCACCAACCCGCACAACATCGAGATGATTGTCGCGCGGGCCGGCGTTCCGGTGGTGCTCGACGCCGGCATAGGCACCGCCAGCGACGCCGCGCTGGCGATGGAGTTGGGTTGCGACGCCGTTCTTTTGGCCACCGCGGTGACCCGGGCCGGCGATCCCGCGGCAATGGCGGCCGCGATGGCCGCCGCCGTCACGGCCGGCTATCTGGCCCGTCGGGCCGGGCGAATTCCCAAGCGCTTCTGGGCCCAAGCGTCGAGCCCCCAGCGATGA
- the thiS gene encoding sulfur carrier protein ThiS: MIVVVNEKMVEVDEQTTVAALLESLGYPDRGVAVAVDDAVLPRSNWTTKLFDGARLEVLTAVQGG; the protein is encoded by the coding sequence ATGATCGTCGTCGTCAACGAGAAAATGGTCGAGGTCGACGAGCAAACCACGGTGGCCGCGCTGCTGGAATCGCTGGGCTACCCGGATCGGGGTGTCGCGGTGGCGGTGGACGACGCCGTGCTGCCCCGATCCAATTGGACGACAAAGCTTTTCGATGGAGCGCGGCTCGAGGTGCTGACGGCGGTGCAGGGTGGCTGA
- a CDS encoding NUDIX hydrolase, with translation MQGDGDGWVVSDSGAHYWGRFGAAGLLLRAPRPDGTPAVLLQHRAVWSHQGGTWGLPGGARDSHETPEETAVREAHEEAGLPGELLTVRSTVVTAEVAGHGSARWTYTTVVADAAELLHTVPNRESAEMRWVAEDEVAALPLHPGFAASWQRLRTATALVPLGHTDERRRHLPRTIELEAGVFVWCMPADADQAPLHPRINSLLQALS, from the coding sequence GTGCAGGGCGACGGTGACGGCTGGGTGGTTTCCGACAGCGGCGCCCATTATTGGGGCCGCTTCGGCGCGGCGGGTCTGCTGTTGCGGGCCCCGCGGCCGGACGGCACCCCCGCGGTGCTGCTGCAGCACCGCGCGGTGTGGAGCCATCAGGGCGGAACCTGGGGGCTGCCGGGCGGCGCCCGCGACAGCCACGAGACCCCGGAGGAGACCGCCGTCCGCGAGGCGCACGAGGAGGCCGGCCTGCCGGGCGAGCTGCTGACCGTGCGGTCGACGGTGGTCACCGCGGAGGTCGCCGGGCACGGCAGCGCCCGCTGGACCTACACCACGGTCGTCGCCGACGCGGCCGAGCTGCTGCACACGGTGCCCAACCGGGAGAGCGCCGAGATGCGCTGGGTCGCCGAGGACGAGGTGGCCGCGCTGCCGTTGCATCCCGGCTTCGCGGCGAGCTGGCAACGGCTGCGCACCGCGACGGCGCTGGTGCCGCTCGGTCACACCGACGAGCGGCGGCGGCACCTGCCCCGCACGATCGAGCTCGAGGCCGGCGTCTTCGTCTGGTGCATGCCGGCGGACGCCGACCAGGCGCCGTTGCATCCCCGCATCAACTCCCTGCTGCAAGCGCTGAGCTGA
- a CDS encoding DUF2752 domain-containing protein, which translates to MVTHQRSAPLSLGAPLLVAATATMMCAAIWAGDPTTPNGPLPVCPTKALLGIDCPGCGSLRMLYSLMHGNLMAAARFNALGLAAVVLLVWAYLAWTYGRLAGRRVRSWQHGRWAAAATLAVVAAWFVVRNIPFAPFSALYV; encoded by the coding sequence ATGGTGACCCACCAGAGGTCGGCGCCGCTGAGTCTGGGCGCGCCACTGCTGGTGGCCGCGACCGCGACGATGATGTGCGCCGCCATCTGGGCGGGTGATCCGACCACTCCCAACGGTCCGCTGCCGGTGTGTCCCACCAAGGCGCTGTTGGGGATCGACTGTCCGGGATGCGGCAGCTTGCGCATGCTCTATTCCCTGATGCACGGCAATCTGATGGCGGCCGCCAGGTTCAACGCGTTGGGCCTGGCGGCTGTCGTGCTGTTGGTGTGGGCGTACCTTGCCTGGACCTACGGGCGGCTGGCGGGAAGACGGGTCCGGAGCTGGCAACACGGTCGCTGGGCCGCCGCGGCCACGCTGGCGGTGGTCGCGGCGTGGTTTGTGGTGCGCAACATCCCCTTTGCCC
- a CDS encoding serine/threonine protein kinase, with the protein MPCLSNASRAATAAALAGFAALAGTVTASADPANTGNLSDINTLAASLSKGYGLNNCTAQSITTGELAALNCGQSPDPSGPVQAKYILFNNGENMVGSFKASIKDDVLGACGDSGQSPTTWHQGSGSNAGQVACGTYQNAAEIIWTSDAKNILSYIRGSNTDATALYQWWRANG; encoded by the coding sequence ATGCCCTGTCTCAGCAACGCGTCGAGGGCGGCCACGGCCGCGGCGCTCGCGGGCTTCGCCGCCTTAGCGGGCACGGTCACCGCTAGCGCGGATCCCGCGAATACCGGTAACCTGTCGGACATCAACACGCTCGCGGCATCGCTGTCGAAGGGCTACGGTCTGAACAATTGCACCGCCCAAAGCATCACCACCGGCGAACTGGCGGCGCTGAACTGCGGGCAGAGCCCCGACCCGAGCGGGCCGGTCCAGGCCAAGTACATCCTATTCAACAACGGCGAAAACATGGTCGGCTCGTTCAAGGCCAGCATCAAGGACGACGTCCTGGGCGCCTGCGGGGACAGCGGCCAGTCGCCCACCACCTGGCACCAGGGCAGCGGCAGCAATGCCGGGCAGGTGGCGTGCGGGACGTATCAGAACGCAGCCGAGATCATCTGGACCAGCGACGCGAAGAACATCTTGAGCTACATCCGCGGTTCCAACACCGACGCCACGGCGCTGTACCAGTGGTGGCGGGCCAACGGCTGA
- the glnX gene encoding protein kinase G-activating protein GlnX, which translates to MTVELAHPSTEPQGSRSPAEPAHPRWWFISTTPGRILSIGIVLAVLGGICAFATSTTINHRQQVLTTVLNHTEPLSFAAGRLYTTLSVADAAAATAFIAEAEPPPVRQRYEQAITDAAVAVTRASSGLTDEPLVQLLGRINAELAVYTGLIEIARTNNRAGNPVGSSYLSEASGLMQSTILPDAAQLYQATSERVDAETTASTQIPAPVILVVTATAVFGAFAHRWLARRTRRRINPGLVVGGLAILVMVVWVGTALTISTTASRSAKNTAADSLRIVTNVAITAQQARADETLSLIRRGDEEKRKQSFYQRIDSMHSQLDQYMARSDAVDKPDLEGANQLLLRWRQANDRINSYISVGNYRAATQVALGSSEDDSTPAFDKLEDQLVKAIDQSRNRLRNDVLSARSGLSGAQVGGVVLSLGAAIAVALGLWPRLREYR; encoded by the coding sequence GTGACGGTTGAGCTGGCGCACCCGTCGACAGAGCCGCAGGGGTCGCGGTCGCCCGCCGAACCAGCCCATCCGCGCTGGTGGTTCATCTCCACCACGCCGGGCCGCATCCTGAGCATCGGGATCGTGCTGGCGGTGCTCGGCGGTATCTGCGCCTTCGCCACCTCGACCACGATCAACCACCGCCAGCAGGTGCTGACCACGGTGCTCAACCACACCGAGCCGCTGTCGTTTGCCGCCGGACGGCTGTACACCACCCTGTCGGTGGCCGACGCGGCGGCGGCCACCGCGTTCATCGCCGAGGCCGAGCCGCCGCCCGTCCGGCAGCGCTACGAGCAGGCCATCACCGACGCGGCGGTCGCCGTGACCCGGGCGTCGAGCGGCCTGACCGACGAACCGCTGGTGCAGCTGCTGGGCCGGATCAACGCCGAACTGGCCGTTTACACCGGGCTGATCGAAATCGCGCGGACCAACAACCGGGCGGGCAACCCGGTCGGGTCGTCGTATCTGTCGGAGGCGTCGGGGCTGATGCAGTCGACGATCCTGCCCGACGCCGCACAGCTGTATCAGGCGACGTCGGAACGCGTCGATGCGGAGACCACCGCGTCCACCCAGATCCCCGCGCCCGTCATCCTGGTGGTCACCGCCACCGCCGTGTTCGGCGCCTTCGCCCACCGGTGGCTGGCCCGGCGCACCCGGCGCCGGATCAATCCGGGCCTGGTCGTGGGCGGCCTGGCTATTCTCGTCATGGTGGTATGGGTCGGGACTGCGCTGACCATCTCCACGACCGCCAGCCGTAGCGCCAAGAACACCGCCGCCGACTCGCTGAGGATCGTGACGAACGTCGCGATCACCGCCCAGCAGGCGCGGGCCGATGAGACGCTATCGCTGATCCGTCGCGGAGACGAGGAGAAGCGCAAGCAGTCGTTCTATCAGCGCATCGATTCCATGCACTCCCAGCTCGACCAGTACATGGCCCGCAGCGACGCCGTCGACAAACCCGACCTGGAGGGCGCCAACCAGCTGCTGCTGCGCTGGCGGCAGGCCAACGACCGGATCAACTCCTACATCTCGGTGGGCAACTACCGCGCGGCCACGCAGGTCGCGCTGGGCAGCAGCGAGGACGACTCCACCCCGGCGTTCGACAAGCTCGAGGACCAATTGGTCAAGGCCATCGACCAGAGCCGCAACCGCCTGCGCAACGACGTCCTGAGCGCGCGCAGCGGGCTGTCCGGCGCCCAGGTCGGCGGCGTGGTGCTCAGCCTCGGCGCCGCCATCGCGGTGGCGCTGGGCCTGTGGCCCCGGCTGAGAGAGTACCGATGA
- a CDS encoding SGNH/GDSL hydrolase family protein — MKRYVALGSSMAAGPGIRPRAAGAPWGSGRSARNYPHLVAQRCGLELIDVTFSGATTAHVLADHRRGTPPQITALNGSESLVTITIGGNDVGYIPLLMAASLPRPARRLPLLGARICELLDRDARNEALDAVFESLCAVGLAVREHARHARVFFVDYLTVLPPAGTPAAPLSEADADLGRHVAASLERLTADAATATGCDVVGAAAASRQHHAWSGEPWTTRPGLPLPGRPAPLHPNAAGMRAAAELVSARW; from the coding sequence ATGAAACGGTATGTGGCGCTGGGCAGTTCGATGGCCGCCGGTCCTGGCATCCGCCCCCGCGCCGCGGGAGCCCCCTGGGGCTCGGGCCGGTCGGCGCGCAACTATCCGCACCTGGTCGCGCAACGATGCGGCCTGGAACTAATAGACGTCACCTTTTCCGGCGCGACCACCGCCCACGTGCTCGCCGATCATCGGCGCGGCACACCACCCCAGATCACCGCTCTGAACGGCTCGGAAAGCCTGGTCACCATCACGATAGGTGGCAACGACGTCGGCTACATTCCGCTGCTGATGGCCGCCTCGTTGCCGCGACCCGCACGGCGGCTGCCTCTTCTGGGTGCGCGCATCTGCGAACTGCTGGACCGCGACGCGCGGAACGAGGCCCTTGACGCGGTCTTCGAATCGTTGTGCGCGGTCGGGCTTGCGGTGCGTGAGCACGCCCGGCACGCCCGGGTCTTCTTCGTCGACTACTTGACGGTCCTGCCGCCCGCCGGCACGCCGGCCGCCCCGCTTTCGGAAGCGGACGCCGATCTCGGTCGCCACGTGGCCGCGAGCCTGGAACGACTCACGGCCGACGCGGCGACGGCAACCGGCTGCGACGTGGTGGGCGCCGCCGCGGCCAGCCGCCAACACCACGCGTGGTCGGGCGAGCCCTGGACCACGAGACCCGGTCTGCCGCTGCCGGGCCGGCCGGCGCCGCTGCACCCCAACGCCGCCGGGATGCGCGCGGCAGCCGAACTGGTGTCCGCGCGGTGGTGA
- the thiO gene encoding glycine oxidase ThiO, whose product MPSELGSLAVIGGGVIGLAVARRAAQAGWSVRVHRTADKGASWVAGGMLAPHSEGWPGEERLLRLGCESLRLWREGGFTDGLPPQVVTARESLVVAVDRADVADLRTVADWLSEQGHPVVWESAARDLEPLLAQGIRHGFRAPTELAVDNRAVLDGLSAECERLGVRWAPPALDLSTVGGDAVVIANGIDAPALWPGLPVRPVKGEVLRLRWRRGCMPVPQRVIRARVRGRQVYLVPRADGMVVGATQYEHGRDTAPVVSGVRDLLDDACAVLPALGEYELAECAAGLRPMTPDNLPLVQRLDERTLVAGGHGRSGFLLAPWTAEQIVSELAPIGARS is encoded by the coding sequence ATGCCATCGGAGCTCGGGTCGCTGGCCGTCATCGGCGGCGGCGTCATCGGCCTGGCGGTCGCGCGCCGCGCGGCGCAGGCCGGGTGGTCGGTGCGGGTGCACCGCACCGCCGACAAGGGCGCGTCGTGGGTCGCCGGCGGCATGCTGGCCCCGCACAGCGAAGGCTGGCCCGGCGAGGAACGGTTGTTGCGGCTGGGGTGCGAGTCGCTGCGACTGTGGCGCGAGGGCGGCTTCACCGACGGGCTGCCGCCGCAGGTGGTCACCGCCCGCGAGTCGCTGGTGGTGGCCGTCGACCGGGCCGACGTCGCGGATCTGCGCACCGTCGCCGACTGGCTGTCCGAACAGGGGCACCCGGTGGTCTGGGAGTCGGCCGCCCGCGACCTGGAACCGCTACTGGCACAAGGCATCCGGCACGGCTTTCGGGCGCCCACCGAGCTGGCGGTGGACAACCGCGCGGTGCTGGACGGCCTGTCCGCGGAGTGCGAACGCCTCGGCGTGCGATGGGCGCCGCCCGCACTGGATTTGTCCACGGTCGGCGGCGACGCGGTCGTGATCGCCAACGGCATCGACGCCCCCGCGTTGTGGCCCGGCCTGCCGGTGCGGCCGGTCAAGGGCGAGGTGCTTCGGCTGCGCTGGCGACGGGGGTGTATGCCGGTGCCGCAGCGTGTGATTCGGGCCCGCGTGCGCGGGCGGCAGGTGTACCTGGTGCCGCGCGCGGACGGGATGGTCGTCGGCGCCACCCAGTACGAACACGGGCGCGACACGGCCCCGGTGGTCTCGGGAGTGCGTGACCTGCTCGACGACGCCTGCGCGGTGTTGCCGGCGCTCGGCGAATACGAGTTGGCCGAGTGTGCCGCCGGGTTGCGCCCGATGACACCCGATAACCTGCCCCTGGTGCAACGCCTGGACGAGCGAACCCTGGTAGCCGGCGGCCATGGCCGATCCGGGTTCCTGCTGGCGCCGTGGACCGCGGAACAGATCGTGTCCGAACTGGCCCCGATCGGAGCACGGTCATGA
- a CDS encoding CD225/dispanin family protein, giving the protein MTQPPAPPPPPPGYPPQQPAGQAPNNYLVWSILVTLFCCLPFGIVAIVKSSQVNGLWAQGRYAEAQASADSAKKWVIWSAVIGVVVGIIYGILMAVGALNTNTNAALAAMF; this is encoded by the coding sequence ATGACACAGCCGCCGGCACCGCCCCCGCCTCCGCCTGGTTATCCGCCGCAGCAGCCCGCCGGGCAGGCGCCGAATAACTATTTGGTGTGGTCCATTCTGGTGACCCTGTTCTGTTGCCTCCCCTTCGGAATCGTGGCGATCGTCAAGTCCAGCCAAGTCAACGGGCTCTGGGCGCAGGGCCGCTACGCCGAAGCGCAGGCGTCCGCCGACAGTGCCAAGAAGTGGGTGATCTGGTCCGCGGTCATCGGCGTCGTCGTGGGCATCATCTACGGCATCCTGATGGCGGTCGGCGCGCTGAACACGAACACCAACGCGGCGCTTGCCGCGATGTTCTAA
- a CDS encoding glutamate ABC transporter substrate-binding protein, which yields MTTRAGRLRRAGAALATVAVLAGCSHTESLTVPNVPTLPPPTPVGMEQLPPEPPLPADDTSQDCDLTASLRPFPTKAQADAAVADIRARGRLIVGLDIGSNLFSFRDPITGEITGFDVDIAGEIARDIFGAPSHVEYRILSSDERVTALQHSEVDVVVKTMTITCERRKQVNFSTVYLDANQRILAPRDSPIAKVSDLSGKRVCVAKGTTSLHRIRQIDPPPIVVSVVNWADCLVAMQQREIDAISTDDSILAGLVEEDPYLHIVGPNMATQPYGIGVNLNDTGLVRFVNGTLERIRRDGTWNTLYRKWLTVLGPAPAPPTPRYVD from the coding sequence ATGACGACGCGGGCGGGCCGGTTGCGGCGGGCGGGCGCCGCGCTCGCGACGGTGGCCGTGCTGGCGGGGTGCTCGCACACGGAATCGCTGACCGTGCCCAACGTGCCGACACTGCCGCCGCCCACCCCGGTCGGCATGGAGCAGTTGCCACCGGAGCCGCCGCTACCCGCGGACGACACCAGCCAGGACTGCGACCTGACGGCGAGCCTGCGGCCCTTCCCCACCAAGGCCCAGGCCGACGCCGCGGTCGCCGACATCCGCGCCCGCGGCCGGCTGATCGTAGGGCTCGACATCGGCAGCAACCTGTTCAGCTTCCGCGACCCGATCACGGGTGAGATCACCGGTTTCGACGTCGACATCGCCGGGGAGATCGCCCGCGACATCTTCGGCGCCCCGTCGCACGTCGAATACCGCATCCTGTCGTCCGACGAGCGCGTCACCGCCCTGCAGCACTCCGAGGTCGACGTGGTGGTCAAGACCATGACCATCACCTGCGAGCGGCGCAAGCAGGTCAACTTCTCGACCGTCTACCTCGACGCCAACCAGCGCATCCTGGCCCCGCGGGATTCGCCCATCGCCAAGGTGAGCGACCTGTCCGGCAAGCGAGTCTGCGTGGCGAAGGGCACCACGTCGCTGCACCGGATCCGCCAGATCGACCCGCCGCCGATCGTCGTGTCGGTGGTCAACTGGGCCGACTGCCTGGTGGCGATGCAGCAGCGCGAGATCGACGCCATCAGCACCGATGACTCGATCCTGGCCGGGCTCGTCGAAGAGGACCCCTACCTGCATATCGTCGGGCCGAACATGGCCACCCAGCCTTATGGCATCGGGGTCAACCTGAACGACACCGGCCTGGTCCGGTTCGTCAACGGCACCCTTGAGCGGATCCGCCGGGACGGCACGTGGAACACGTTGTACCGCAAGTGGTTGACGGTGCTGGGGCCCGCGCCCGCCCCACCCACGCCGAGGTACGTGGACTGA
- a CDS encoding serine/threonine protein kinase, producing MSHLTITLRAVSAAALTASFALAGSATAFAEPNTGSAADMNTLAANLSKGYGLNNCKPQELTESGELAELLCGQSPDPSGPGSGVYALFSNGTNLASAFSSTIKDVSLAACGDAGQSPGTWKQNGQTGGQIACGTYKNYATLTWTTDAKNVLGHLTSSNSDVNALYQWWRTNG from the coding sequence ATGTCACACCTCACCATCACACTGCGCGCCGTGTCCGCGGCCGCCCTCACGGCCAGTTTCGCCCTCGCGGGTAGCGCCACCGCGTTCGCGGAACCCAACACCGGCAGCGCCGCGGATATGAACACGCTGGCCGCCAACCTGTCGAAGGGCTACGGCCTCAACAACTGCAAGCCGCAGGAGTTGACCGAATCCGGCGAACTGGCCGAGCTCCTGTGCGGGCAGAGCCCCGACCCCAGCGGACCGGGCTCCGGCGTCTACGCCCTCTTCTCCAACGGAACGAATCTGGCCTCCGCCTTCAGCTCCACCATCAAGGACGTCTCCCTGGCGGCGTGCGGGGACGCCGGGCAGTCCCCGGGTACCTGGAAGCAGAACGGTCAGACGGGCGGGCAGATCGCCTGCGGCACCTACAAGAACTACGCGACGTTGACGTGGACCACCGACGCCAAGAACGTGCTGGGGCACCTGACTTCGTCCAACTCCGACGTCAACGCCCTCTACCAGTGGTGGCGCACGAACGGCTGA